CTGCCCAATGCCGAGCGATGCGTGGACAGCTTCCATGTCGTACAGTGGGCGACGGATGCCCTGGACAAGGTCCGTGTGGAAGCCTGGAGGGAGGCCCGCAAGGAACGCTGCAATCCGAAACGGGGCCGAGGCAGGCCCACGAAGGACAGCGTCCCGAAGGACCGCACCGCGGAGGGGATAAAGAACTCCAGGTACGCTCTGGGCAAGGCTCCGGAGAACCTAAACGAAAGCCAGCAGAGAAAAATAGAGCTCATAGCCAGCCGCTATCCGCGTCTCTACAGGGCATACCAGCTCAAGGAGGAGCTGCGCATCATCCTGAAGATGGGCTATGCCGATGCCAGGGAAAATCTGGACAGGTGGCTGTGGCGGGCAAGTCACTCACGCATCGGCCCAGTAAAGGATCTGTACGCAAAGATCAAGCGTAACTACGACGGAATCCTCAACACAATCAGGCTAGGCGTGTCAAACGCAAGGATCGAGGCGACGAACAACAAGATAAAGCTACTGATACGGACTGCCTATGGCTTCAGGAATATGAACAACATGCTGTCGCTGATAATGTTGAGCTGTTCCTATGTAGATGTAAAGATTGCCTACGAATGGGAATCGGAATCGAGAGAATCATCTAGCAAGGCTGCCTAAATGCTTCCACACATGTTGATGATGCCTCATAATTTTTGTGTAATATTTAAGAATAAATCTAAAATAACGTAATACAAGGGCCGCGCCTTCATTGGTGCGGCCTTTAGATTTTTGCCATAGAGTTTACGGTACTTCCCAGTAACCGCCCTTGTCGGGGCCGACGCGCAGTAGCTTTCCGTTCTTTTTGAGTCTTGAAATCTGTTTTTCTACGGCCTTTGGGGTTATACCAATGGTTGCTGCGAGTTCTGATGTGGTCATCTTCGGGTTGTTTTTTAGGGTAGAAAGAATCTGAAAACTGGTTTTCTCCCCCCGTTTTTCTTTTTCTCCCCCCATTTCCGTGTTTTCTCCCACCATTTCGGTCGAATGGAGGAAGATGCTAATCTCATTTTCCAAATTCTTGGCCATGGAACCCATCATAAATTCAACAAATGGCTTTGGATCGGATTGTTCCTGGGATTGGGCGAGGCTCTTGACGTATTCTTCTTTGTCTTCCTTGAGAACTCTTGTTGGAATCAGATTGTTTTCGAACTGTATCTGGACTATGGCGTGATTTAATAAGAGGGTTATAATCCCCTCGAAAAAAAGATCCAAAAGTAGAAACTAAAATCAGGGCCGCACCTTTGTTGGTACGGTCCTTTGATTTATCTGAGACCTTTTTATCGTCCCGCAACCCAGCTTCCAAGATTGTTGTACACCACAACTCTGGCTCGTTTCAATTCCTTGCATTGCAA
This Fibrobacter sp. UWEL DNA region includes the following protein-coding sequences:
- a CDS encoding transposase; the protein is LPNAERCVDSFHVVQWATDALDKVRVEAWREARKERCNPKRGRGRPTKDSVPKDRTAEGIKNSRYALGKAPENLNESQQRKIELIASRYPRLYRAYQLKEELRIILKMGYADARENLDRWLWRASHSRIGPVKDLYAKIKRNYDGILNTIRLGVSNARIEATNNKIKLLIRTAYGFRNMNNMLSLIMLSCSYVDVKIAYEWESESRESSSKAA
- a CDS encoding winged helix-turn-helix transcriptional regulator yields the protein MDLFFEGIITLLLNHAIVQIQFENNLIPTRVLKEDKEEYVKSLAQSQEQSDPKPFVEFMMGSMAKNLENEISIFLHSTEMVGENTEMGGEKEKRGEKTSFQILSTLKNNPKMTTSELAATIGITPKAVEKQISRLKKNGKLLRVGPDKGGYWEVP